Genomic segment of Candidatus Marinimicrobia bacterium CG08_land_8_20_14_0_20_45_22:
AAGAGATTCCTGAAAATACCGCGCCGCTAATTGTCACGCCGGGTATTATAAAATATCAGCAAACACACCTTGAACCATACAGAACTGTTATGAATGAAGCTGACAAGGCATTGATTCAGGCTTCATGTTTCTTGTGTATCGGATACGGATTTAATGACGAGCATGTACAACCTAAATTACTTGGGCAAGTAAAAAAAGGAAGGCCGATTGTAACCATTGTACAAAAACTAACCGAGACCGGGGAAAAACTATTACTCCAAAATCCCGCCAAATCAATTATATTGGAGAAAGCTGGGGATAATAGTACCTTTTTCCATTATTACGAAGACAATGTATATAAGAAAGAAACTATGGCCGGCAATTTCTGGCGGTTGGGCGAGTTTCTAAACCTATGGTTATAACAGGAGGAATGATTATGGCGATATTTGATTATAATTCAGAAGAATCGATTGGAACTGTTGAAAGTGTAGATACGGGAACAGTTGTGGTTCATGTCGAAAATGAAGAAAAATTAAAAGCACTACAAGTCAACCAACTGGTTGCGTTAAGGAGTAGTAAAGTCGGGCAATTTCTCATTGGGTTAGTTGTTAAGATAATGAGAAAAACATCCTCTGAGCCAATCGATCCAGATATGCCTGACAATGGCAGTATTATTGAAAATGTCATGAAAGTTACTTTGATAGGAACACATATTGATAAATTAGGGACGAAGCCGAACGTGTTTAAGCGAACATTAGAAACAGTCCCTGAAATCAATGCCGAATGTTTCGTGATAACTGGCGCAAAATTAACTCAATTCATGCAAGCAATTTCTTCATTAGCCGCAAAAAATCAAAACCCCTTGTCTATGGGGAAATATACTTTGGATGACGAGGCAGAAGCATGGTTGGATGGCAATAAATTTTTTCAGCGACATGCTGTTATTGTCGGCAGCACCGGGTCAGGTAAATCATGGGCGGTAGCAAGAATAATTGAACAAGTTGTAAACCTGCCATCCGCAAATGCGTTAATCTTTGATATTCACGGTGAATACAAAAAATTAGCTGATGAGATTAAGACTATCGAATACTTGAGAATTGCGGGGCCAAGCGATGAAGATGTTGTTAACAATGTATTCTTGCCCTACTGGCTGCTTACTTATGAAGAAATGCTGGCAATGATGCTTGACAGAAGCGATAACAATGCACCGAATCAGGCAAGAGCCTTTTTTGAAGCTGTTATTAAAGCAAAAAAAAGCAAACTTGAGACCGAAGGTAAAACCGAGATATTAAGCAACTTTACAATAGACAGCCCGTTACCATATAAGCTGAACGATGTTTTGGATGAATTAAAACAACTTGACAACGAAATGGTTCAAGGGGCAAGAACTGAAAAACAGGGTCCTTTGTTTAGCAAATTGATAAGATTCATTCAACGATTGGAAACAAAAATAACTGACAGACGATTAAATTTTTTATTCAACTCAAAGGATGAATTACAAAGATATGAATGGTTCGAAAATTTTGGGCAAAAATTAATGGGTTTTGAAAAGGATGCAAAAGGCGTTAAAGTTATTGATTTCTCCGAAGTGCCGTCTGATATACTACCATTGATTATTGGTTTAGTTGCACGAATTGTTTTCTCTATCCAACAATGGACAAAAAAAGAAAAAAGACATCCCATCGCATTGTTTTGTGATGAAGCACATCTGTATATTTCAGAAAAACCGGCATCAAGTGTTGATGAATCTGCTTTAAAAAACTTTGAAAGAATAGCAAAAGAGGGGCGAAAGTATGGCATTGGGTTAGTTGTTGTAACTCAACGTCCGGCAGATGTTAATCGCACTGTTTTGAGCCAAAGCAATAATTTTATTGCGATGAGACTAACAAACGCAGAAGACCAAGCTGTAATAAAAAGGCTTTTCCCTGATAGCTTGGGGGATTTCGCAGACCTGTTACCTATTCTTGATATTGGTGAAGCATTAATTGTTGGGGATGCTTCTTTGTTGCCGAGCAGAATAAAAGTCGCCGAACCAAAAGTAAAACCTCAAAGTGCCACTATTGATTTTTGGGATGAATGGGCAAAAGAAAAAAATGAAAATGCCATAAAAGAGGCGATTGATTCTTTAAGGAAACAAACAAAAAGTTAGAAAGGTGATTTATGTCCCTGCATTCCAACTTCCCGGTCAAGGTGGTGGATATCTTCGGCAACGACACGATGACCATTGTTGAGGTGAGCGTGGGAGGAAACCGCTAATGAATGCTAATGAACGCCAACCAAGAACGATGAACTCAAGCAACTCGGCTGGGATATCCGGCGGCATCTGTCCGTCAAAGTGGTGTATATTTATGGGAATGACACAATGAGAGTAATGGAGATAACCGAATGAAAGAGAAACTACCTATCAACGTTGATGTCCTGAAATGGGCAAGAACCTCTTTAGGTCTTTCAACGGAGGATATTGGTTACAGATTAAGCAAAGACAGACAAGAAATAGAAGCATGGGAAGATGGAACAACATCACCGACATATCCTCAACTTGAAAGATTGGCGCATGAAATTTATAAACGCCCGGTAGCTGTATTTTTCTTCCCATCTGTACCTGATGAAGAGACCCCAAAGACCGAGTTCAGGACATTGCCTAATACAGTAATTGACGATCTGCCGCATGAAATCATTAAACTCTATAGAAAGGCAAAGCTTTTCCAACTCAATCTTGAAGAACTTTTCGAGGGAGAGAAGCCGGTAAAAATATCGTTGTTGGACACGTTCGTGCTTACCGAGAATTCCCGGTTTGAATCGATCGCAAAAACGATCCGGAGCATACTCGGTGTCTCAATCGAGGAACAATCCAAATGGAACTCACCCGAGACCGCATTTAAGAAATGGCGAGAAGCTTTGGAAGCGCACGGGATATTCGTTTTCAAAGATGCCTTTAGGAACGATTACTATTCGGGTTTTTGTCTATACGACGAGAAATATCCGCTTATTTTTGTCAATAATAGCATGCCTGATTCGCGACAAGTGTTTACACTCTTTCATGAATTGGGGCATCTGCTTTATCATTCCGGCGGGATCGATTTCAGAAGCAGGGAAACTGTTCGCTCGTTCCAAGGATATTTTCGTGAGGTTGATGTGAGTTGCAACCAATTTGCGAATGAGCTTCTTGTTCCACAAGAAGAACTGGAATCGTTTGAACCGAAGATTTCAGAATCACAGTTCAAGAAACTTGCCGATTATTTTTCCGTGAGCCGCGAAGTCATCTTACGTAACTATCTTGACCGAGGCTTGGTTAATGCCAATTACTATGAAGAGATGGCCGCAAAATGGGCTAACCAAGCTAAAGAGAAACGAGAAGAGACATCAGGTGGCGGGAATTATTACTATAACCAAAAAACATACCTGGGTGAGAGGTATATCAATCTTGTCTATGGGAAATACTATCAGAGCAAGATTACGGTTGATAACGTCGCCGAGTACCTAAACGTCAAGGTACAGAATCTACCTACCTTTGAGTATATGGTTATGGAAGGAGGTAGACTTTGATGTATGTTTTTGATACAAACTCATTGTCGAATATTCTGAATCATTACTACCCAGATAGATTTCCATCCTTTTGGGAAAACTTCGCTGTGATTCTTCAGGAAAATCGCGTGTTTTCTGTACGCGAAGCAAGGTTCGAACTTGAACGCCGGTTTGATAATATTGTCATTAACCGATTGGTAAAGCATAATCCCGATTTCTTTGAGGACCCCAGTGTGAAGGAGCTTTCCTTTATAACTCAGATTTATTCGATCCAGCACTTCCAACAAAATCTTGATAGAAAGAAACTTCTTCAAGGAGGATATTTTGCCGATCCTTTCATATTTGCAAAAGCCAAAATCAAAGAAGCGATTGTAGTCACAGAGGAAGAGTGCTTGCCAAATGGTGCTCGGATACCAAACATTTGTGAGTACTTTGGGATAGAGTGCTTGAAACTGGAAGGATTCTTGACTAAAGAAGATTGGAGATTCTAATATATTATGGCACTGCATAAAAACTTTCCGCAATCCCCATATGCGATTCTCGATCCGGGCATCCGCTGGTTTCCTGCCGATGAAGCCTTGCGGGAGACAAGAATGGAGAAACTCATGCCGCCGCTGGTGGCGGAGCTACGCCGTAAGGTGAAGGAGTTCCGGGACGGCGGCTATGTGGACGCAGCGGACACCAGCCGGAGCCTGCTCAATTGGTGGTTCAAGACGCCGCACCTGCTGCTGAAGGCCGACGGAACCATGGCGGAGTTTGAATATTACTTCGCCCAGCGAGAGGCACTGGAGACGATTGTCTACCTATATGATGTTGTTGGGGTTAAGGACAAGCACGATCTGATGCGCTTCGATGCAAGCGGCCTTATATCCGGGAGCATGTTCGACGAGACCTGGCGGCGATTCGTGGTGAAGATGGCGACGGGCACGGGCAAGACCAAGGTGTTGAGCCTGGTTCTGGCGTGGAGTTTTTATCACAAGCTCTACGAGCCGGAATCGGAACTGGCGCGCAACTTCCTGGTCATCACGCCCAACATCATCGTCCTAGACCGCATCTATAGAGACTTTCAGGGACTGCGGATTTTCTTTGAAGACCCGGTACTGCCGAATAACGGATTTGAAGGGCGCAACTGGCGCGACGATTTTCAACTGACGTTGCATCTGCAAGATGAGGTTCGGATCACCCGGCCTACGGGCAATATCTTTCTGACCAACATCCACCGTGTTTATTCGGGCGATGACATTCCGCCGTCGCCGGATGATGAAGACATGCGGGACTATTTTCTGGGCAAGCGGCCCACAGGCGCTACCACGGATTCCAAGGTGGACCTGGGCATGATCGTCCGGGACATTGACGAGTTGATGGTATTGAATGACGAAGCGCACCATATTCACGATCCGCGTATGGCCTGGTTCAAATCCATCGAAGACATCCACAACCGGCTGAAGCAGAAGGGGGCGGCTCTGTCCATGCAGGTGGACACGACTGCCACGCCCAAGCACAACAACGGCGCGATTTTCGTGCAGACCGTGGCTGATTATCCGTTGGTTGAAGCGATCTCGCAGAACGTCGTCAAGCATCCCGTCTTACCAGACGCAGCCAGCCGCTCGAAGTTGAGCGAACGCCAGAGTGCCAAGTACACCGAGAAATATACCGACTATATCCATTTGGGCGTGATCGAATGGCGCAAGGCGTATGCCGAACACGTGAAGATGGGCAAGAAGGCGATCCTGTTCGTAATGACCGACGACACGCGCAACTGCGACGACGCAGCCGAGTATCTGGAGGAACATTACCCGGACTTGAAAGACGCCGTACTGGTCATTCACACCAAGAACAACGGCGAGATTTCTGAATCCACTTCGGGCAAGGACAAGGAGGAACTTGAAAAACTGCGCAAACAGGCGAATGAGATTGACGGGATGGAGAGCCCTTACAAAGCTATCATTTCAGTGATGATGCTCAAAGAGGGATGGGACGTGAAAAATGTCACCACGATCGTGGGCCTGCGCGCCTATTCCGCGACGAGTAATATCCTACCCGAGCAAACTCTGGGCCGGGGTTTACGCAAGATGTATCCCGGCGATGTGGAAGAGTACGTTAGCGTTGTCGGCACCAATGCCTTTATGGAGTTTGTGGAATCTATTCAAGCAGAAGGCGTGGTGCTGGAGCGTAAGCCGATGGGGGAAGGGACGGGGCCGAAGACTCCACTAGTGGTCGAAGTTGACAAGGAAAACGAAAAGAAGAACATCGCCGCGCTTGACATTGAAATTCCGGTGCTGACACCCCGTGTTTACCGGGAATACAAAAGCCTGAGCGCTCTGGACATCACCGCGATGGGGCATCAGCTCATGCTGTATTTGCAGTTCAGCGAAGAAGAACAGCGGGAAATCGTATTCAAAGACATCGCCACCGGCGAGGTGTCGCACACTACCATCCTCGACACTGCTGGCATTGCGGATTACCGGAGCGTGATTGGCTACTTTGCGCAAACCATCATGAAGGACCTGCGGCTGGTCAGTGGTTACGACGTGCTCTACGGCAAGGTCAAAGCGTTTGTGCAGGCCGAGTTGTTTGACCGCCCGGTGGAACTGGAAGACCCCAACACATTGCGCAACCTGTCGGAACTGGCCACCACCAAAACACTGATTGAGACCTTCAAAAAGGCGATCAACGCGCTGACCGTCCGGGACAAAGGCGACGCCGAAATCCGGGATACTATCAAGCTGCGGCAGACGCGCCCCTTTGTGGCGAAGGAGCAGAGCTACATTGTTCCGAAGAAAAGCATCTTCAATCGTATTATTGGTGACAACCACCTTGAACTGCAATTCGCCAACTTTCTGGAAGATTGCGGCGACGTTGTTTCTTACGCGAAGAACTATATGGCCGTACATTTCAAACTGGACTATGTGAACGCGGACGGCGACATTTCCAACTACTACCCTGATTTTATGGTCAAGTTGTCCGACAAGCTGATTGTCATTGCCGAAACCAAAGGGCGGGAAGATTTGGATGTGCCGCTGAAGATGGCACGGCTGCGGCAATGGTGCGAAGACATCA
This window contains:
- a CDS encoding ATPase encodes the protein MAIFDYNSEESIGTVESVDTGTVVVHVENEEKLKALQVNQLVALRSSKVGQFLIGLVVKIMRKTSSEPIDPDMPDNGSIIENVMKVTLIGTHIDKLGTKPNVFKRTLETVPEINAECFVITGAKLTQFMQAISSLAAKNQNPLSMGKYTLDDEAEAWLDGNKFFQRHAVIVGSTGSGKSWAVARIIEQVVNLPSANALIFDIHGEYKKLADEIKTIEYLRIAGPSDEDVVNNVFLPYWLLTYEEMLAMMLDRSDNNAPNQARAFFEAVIKAKKSKLETEGKTEILSNFTIDSPLPYKLNDVLDELKQLDNEMVQGARTEKQGPLFSKLIRFIQRLETKITDRRLNFLFNSKDELQRYEWFENFGQKLMGFEKDAKGVKVIDFSEVPSDILPLIIGLVARIVFSIQQWTKKEKRHPIALFCDEAHLYISEKPASSVDESALKNFERIAKEGRKYGIGLVVVTQRPADVNRTVLSQSNNFIAMRLTNAEDQAVIKRLFPDSLGDFADLLPILDIGEALIVGDASLLPSRIKVAEPKVKPQSATIDFWDEWAKEKNENAIKEAIDSLRKQTKS
- a CDS encoding DUF4411 domain-containing protein, which gives rise to MYVFDTNSLSNILNHYYPDRFPSFWENFAVILQENRVFSVREARFELERRFDNIVINRLVKHNPDFFEDPSVKELSFITQIYSIQHFQQNLDRKKLLQGGYFADPFIFAKAKIKEAIVVTEEECLPNGARIPNICEYFGIECLKLEGFLTKEDWRF
- a CDS encoding type III restriction endonuclease subunit R, with translation MALHKNFPQSPYAILDPGIRWFPADEALRETRMEKLMPPLVAELRRKVKEFRDGGYVDAADTSRSLLNWWFKTPHLLLKADGTMAEFEYYFAQREALETIVYLYDVVGVKDKHDLMRFDASGLISGSMFDETWRRFVVKMATGTGKTKVLSLVLAWSFYHKLYEPESELARNFLVITPNIIVLDRIYRDFQGLRIFFEDPVLPNNGFEGRNWRDDFQLTLHLQDEVRITRPTGNIFLTNIHRVYSGDDIPPSPDDEDMRDYFLGKRPTGATTDSKVDLGMIVRDIDELMVLNDEAHHIHDPRMAWFKSIEDIHNRLKQKGAALSMQVDTTATPKHNNGAIFVQTVADYPLVEAISQNVVKHPVLPDAASRSKLSERQSAKYTEKYTDYIHLGVIEWRKAYAEHVKMGKKAILFVMTDDTRNCDDAAEYLEEHYPDLKDAVLVIHTKNNGEISESTSGKDKEELEKLRKQANEIDGMESPYKAIISVMMLKEGWDVKNVTTIVGLRAYSATSNILPEQTLGRGLRKMYPGDVEEYVSVVGTNAFMEFVESIQAEGVVLERKPMGEGTGPKTPLVVEVDKENEKKNIAALDIEIPVLTPRVYREYKSLSALDITAMGHQLMLYLQFSEEEQREIVFKDIATGEVSHTTILDTAGIADYRSVIGYFAQTIMKDLRLVSGYDVLYGKVKAFVQAELFDRPVELEDPNTLRNLSELATTKTLIETFKKAINALTVRDKGDAEIRDTIKLRQTRPFVAKEQSYIVPKKSIFNRIIGDNHLELQFANFLEDCGDVVSYAKNYMAVHFKLDYVNADGDISNYYPDFMVKLSDKLIVIAETKGREDLDVPLKMARLRQWCEDINRVQTNVKYDFVYVDEESFEKYKITSFQQLLDGFKEYKEKI